From the Quercus lobata isolate SW786 chromosome 6, ValleyOak3.0 Primary Assembly, whole genome shotgun sequence genome, one window contains:
- the LOC115950037 gene encoding uncharacterized protein LOC115950037: MESSTNPDPAALALQIQSLSATVEELTRQNQEMKQRLLQESNRADRGDDEDSNRRRTSTPEEASSDLLREMRKEMDELRNAIKGKTDQSLERIVRKTDSPFTIAVQECPIPFKFRLPQLEPFDGLKDPLDHLNTFRTTLGLQQPPDEIFCRSFPTTLKGAAREWFNKLPTSSIDNFEQLSSSFVRHFVGGQRPKRTADHLLTIKQGEKEPLRSYVTRFTRGMLEIDETDDKVHLTTFKAGLKSRDFVASLAKNPPKTMAEALLKAQKYMNAEEALAAIDGADKSREKKKENEDDRRGLKRERAGRRNDDGNRRRDDKNPRPSKFTPLVMPVDQILTEIRDEPSLKWPKPLHSAPGLRDKRKYCRFHKDHGHYTEDCRDLKEQIEELIRNGKLQQYVKRGDFGRYGQKTQPVNARRDEDRPQPRPQNALGEIKTIAGGPTAGGSFKSLRKSYQRQVNSVHNVPPSKQRRTSEDLHFSEEDARSVKQLHDDPLVIMIMIEGFNVRRVLVDSGSSADIIYLPAFQQLKLDPKRLRPFESPLVSFSGDKVYPRGITTLTVTAGSYPLQVTNQHNFLIVDSPSSYNVIISRPMLNRWKAAISTYCLKVKFPTEHGIGEIKGDQVLARECYHAVLASKENHTWTIEEKTPEIMEKFETVDLAEGNPPRTTQIGKSMSQKTKGEIVNFLKSNLDIFAWSHKDMPGILASLIQHHLNVDPEKKPVQQKRRVFAPERNKAVMDEVNKLLAAKFIREVHYPEWLANVVMVKKSNRKWRMCVDFTDLNQACPKDSFPLPRIDQLVDSTAGHKLLTFMDAFSGYNQIQMAEEDQEKTAFITSQGLYCYRVMPFGLKNAGATYQRLVNQMFEKQIGRNVEVYVDDMLVKSKEEENHLDDLRETFNTLRRYSMKLNPSKCAFGVSSGKFLGFVVSQRGIEANPEKVKAILEMSSPRTVKEVQSLTGRIAALNRFVSKATDKCLSFFKTLKKAFSWTEECEAAFKELKRYLSNPPLLSPSKEGEELFLYLAVSITAVSAALIREDGGLQLPVYYVSQAFQGAEARYPRMEKITFALIMASRKLRPYFQANPIVVMTDQPIKKAMNKPEAAGRMVQWAIELSQFDIKYRPRVAIKAQALADFIAEFTVPENVENIWMVNTDGSSTQRGGGAGIVLISPEKNVIKYGVQLKFPVTNNEAEYEALLAGLRVARALGAENVVLRSDSQLIIGQVRGEYEAKEARMQKYLKLTNQLISSFNYAEFVQIPRDQNTEADEVARSASTDSGGKRSDWKTEEQNHPSILELQISSVHTDQGWTSPIVTFLQEGRLPDDPEEAKKVRRRAARFTILNDELYKRGYSQPYLRCVEKEEAKYILEEVHGGICGDHTGVKSLARNIMRAGYFWSTMQRDAADFVRTCDSCQRYGNVQRIPGEKMTTISSPRPFAQ, translated from the coding sequence ATGGAATCCAGTACAAACCCAGATCCTGCTGCGCTGGCCCTACAAATCCAGTCGCTGTCAGCAACCGTGGAAGAACTCACGAGACAGAACCAAGAAATGAAACAACGACTACTACAGGAAAGCAATCGTGCAGATAGGGGAGACGACGAAGACAGCAACAGAAGGCGAACCAGCACTCCGGAGGAAGCAAGCTCGGATCTTTTGagagaaatgaggaaagagatggacgaactaagAAACGCCATAAAAGGAAAGACGGACCAAAGTTTGGAGAGAATCGTCCGGAAGACGGATTCGCCCTTTACCATAGCCGTCCAGGAGTGCCCTATACCCTTCAAATTTCGTCTACCCCAGCTGGAACCTTTCGACGGGCTGAAAGACCCTTTGGATCACTTGAATACCTTCAGGACAACCCTAGGCCTCCAACAGCCCCCTGACGAGATCTTCTGTCGCTCATTCCCTACGACCCTCAAAGGAGCAGCCAGGGAATGGTTCAACAAGTTGCCAACATCGTCTATTGACAATTTCGAGCAGTTAAGCAGCTCCTTTGTCCGTCACTTCGTGGGGGGGCAGCGACCGAAGAGAACTGCCGACCACTTACTTACCATCAAACAAGGAGAGAAGGAACCACTGAGGTCCTACGTGACACGCTTCACCCGAGGAATGTTGGAAATAGACGAGACAGATGACAAGGTACATCTCACAACCTTCAAAGCAGGATTGAAGTCCAGGGATTTTGTGGCATCCTTGGCAAAGAACCCCCCTAAGACGATGGCCGAGGCACTGTTAAAGGctcagaagtacatgaacgcggaGGAAGCCCTGGCAGCTATTGATGGAGCAGATAAGAgtagggaaaagaagaaagaaaatgaggacGATCGAAGAGGGCTAAAACGAGAACGGGCTGGCAGACGGAATGACGATGGAAATCGAAGGAGAGACGATAAAAACCCTCGTCCATCAAAGTTCACCCCGCTGGTGATGCCAGTAGATCAAATTCTAACAGAAATAAGGGACGAACCATCCCTAAAGTGGCCAAAACCACTCCATTCAGCACCTGGATTACGTGACAAGAGGAAATACTGTCGTTTCCATAAAGATCATGGGCACTACACGGAGGACTGCAGGGACCTAAAAGAGCAGATTGAAGAGCTCATCCGTAATGGGAAGCTACAACAGTATGTAAAAAGGGGGGATTTCGGCAGGTACGGACAGAAAACCCAGCCAGTGAATGCACGAAGAGACGAAGATCGTCCCCAACCTCGTCCACAAAACGCGCTAGGGGAGATAAAGACCATCGCCGGGGGACCAACCGCCGGAGGATCATTCAAGTCTCTCAGGAAGTCATACCAAAGACAGGTAAACAGCGTCCACAATGTACCACCGTCAAAGCAAAGACGCACCAGTGAAGACTTGCATTTCTCTGAGGAAGATGCCAGAAGTGTGAAGCAGCTCCATGATGACCCGCTCGTCATTATGATCATGATCGAGGGGTTCAACGTGCGAAGAGTCTTGGTCGACAGCGGAAGTTCAGCAGATATAATCTATCTTCCTGCTTTCCAACAACTAAAGCTGGACCCAAAGAGGCTTCGTCCTTTTGAGTCTCCCCTAGTCAGTTTCAGCGGAGACAAAGTGTACCCCAGAGGAATCACGACGTTAACAGTAACAGCCGGGTCATACCCCCTTCAGGTAACCAACCAGCACAATTTTCTAATAGTAGACTCACCCTCGTCCTACAATGTGATCATTAGTAGACCAATGCTTAATCGCTGGAAGGCTGCTATCTCCACCTACTGCTTAAAGGTGAAGTTCCCAACAGAACATGGAATCGGGGAGATTAAGGGAGATCAAGTGCTGGCCAGGGAATGCTACCATGCCGTCCTGGCCTCAAAAGAAAACCATACGTGGACAATTGAGGAGAAGACGCCAGAGATTATGGAGAAATTTGAAACGGTAGATTTGGCTGAAGGGAACCCTCCAAGGACGACCCAAATAGGGAAGAGCATGAGTCAAAAGACGAAAGGCGAAATCGTCAACTTTCTGAAGAGCAACCTCGACATTTTCGCCTGGAGCCACAAGGATATGCCAGGAATCCTAGCAAGCCTCATCCAGCATCATCTGAATGTTGATCCGGAAAAGAAACCTGTCCAGCAGAAAAGGAGAGTCTTTGCTCCCGAGCGAAATAAGGCAGTGATGGACGAGGTAAATAAGCTGCTTGCAGCAAAATTTATCCGAGAAGTCCactacccagagtggttggccAACGTAGTCATGGTCAAAAAGTCAAATAGgaagtggaggatgtgtgtcGACTTTACAGACCTGAACCAAGCATGCCCAAAAGATAGCTTCCCGCTGCCCAGGATCGACCAGCTAGTAGACTCCACAGCAGGACACAAACTTCTCACATTTATGGACGCGTTTTCAGGATATAACCAGATAcaaatggctgaagaagaccaggagaagaccgCTTTTATCACCAGCCAGGGACTTTACTGCTATCGGGTCATGCCTTTTGGGCTCAAAAACGCAGGGGCCACCTATCAAAGATTGGTAAACCAGATGTTCGAGAAGCAAATCGGGAGAAATGTGGAGGTTTATGTtgacgatatgctcgtcaagagtaaggaagaagaaaaccATCTGGACGATCTCAGAGAGACGTTCAATACTCTCAGACGGTATAGCATGAAACTAAACCCGTCCAAATGTGCCTTTGGGGTTTCCTCGGGAAAGTTTCTCGGGTTTGTAGTATCGCAGAGAGGGATTGAAGCAAATCCCGAAAAGGTCAAGGCCATCCTGGAAATGTCTTCACCCAGGACGGTCAAAGAAGTGCAGTCCCTAACAGGGAGAATTGCGGCCCTCAATCGGTTCGTCTCGAAGGCAACGGACAAATGCCTCTCATTCTTCAAGACTTTGAAGAAGGCGTTTTCATGGACGGAGGAATGCGAAGCGGCGTTCAAAGAGCTGAAAAGGTATCTTAGCAACCCGCCCCTCCTGAGCCCATCCAAAGAAGGTGAAGAGCTATTCCTATACTTAGCCGTCTCAATCACGGCTGTCAGCGCGGCATTGATTAGAGAAGATGGTGGTTTGCAACTTCCTGTGTATTACGTTAGCCAGGCCTTCCAGGGCGCCGAGGCACGGTACCCACGTATGGAGAAGATCACCTTCGCCCTCATTATGGCTTCAAGGAAACTTCGTCCATATTTTCAAGCCAATCCCATCGTCGTGATGACGGATCAGCCCATAAAAAAGGCAATGAACAAGCCCGAAGCAGCAGGAAGAATGGTGCAGTGGGCAATCGAGCTCAGCCAGTTCGACATAAAATACCGTCCAAGGGTGGCGATAAAAGCACAAGCACTGGCAGATTTTATAGCAGAGTTCACCGTCCCTGAAAACGTAGAGAACATCTGGATGGTTAATACTGACGGATCGTCCACTCAACGCGGAGGCGGAGCTGGCATCGTCCTCATTTCTCCCGAAAAGAATGTCATCAAGTATGGAGTCCAACTTAAGTTCCCGGTGACCAATAATGAAGCGGAATATGAGGCATTACTGGCAGGATTGAGAGTAGCTCGAGCACTAGGAGCTGAGAATGTTGTGCTCAGGAGCGACTCCCAACTCATCATTGGACAAGTAAGAGGGGAGTACGAAGCAAAGGAGGCaaggatgcagaaatacctcaagCTGACGAACCAATTGATCAGTTCCTTCAATTATGCAGAGTTCGTCCAGATCCCTAGGGATCAGAACACAGAAGCTGATGAGGTGGCCCGAAGTGCCTCAACGGACAGCGGAGGTAAGAGGTCTGATTGGAAGacggaagaacaaaaccatccCAGCATACTGGAACTTCAGATTTCCTCCGTCCACACAGACCAGGGATGGACGAGCCCGATAGTCACTTTCCTTCAAGAAGGACGACTACCGGACGATCCAGAGGAAGCTAAAAAGGTAAGGAGACGAGCAGCCAGATTTACGATACTTAATGATGAACTGTACAAAAGAGGCTACTCCCAACCGTATTTGAGATGTGTTGAAAAGGAGGAAGCCAAGTACATCCTTGAAGAAGTGCATGGTGGGATCTGTGGAGATCACACGGGGGTAAAGTCCCTCGCCAGAAATATCATGAGAGCTGGCTACTTTTGGTCAACAATGCAACGAGACGCAGCTGACTTCGTGAGGACGTGTGACAGTTGCCAAAGATATGGGAATGTTCAAAGAATCCCCGGGGAGAAAATGACCACAATATCGTCTCCCAGGCCATTCGCACAGTGA